From a single Candidatus Lokiarchaeota archaeon genomic region:
- a CDS encoding DUF3368 domain-containing protein produces MIAVVNASPLIYLGKAGLLNLLQVLFDDAVVSRQVEQEVLDSSYSEYVSLKSAFDDWLNITETELTDEFQKLSNFGLHIGEVHTLALALQLRKQKKESVVVIDDLAARDVARTLDLAVTGTIGIILQARKQGRISTKKALSTVEFLVQETTFRMSTKLYSQVLSEIEG; encoded by the coding sequence TTGATTGCCGTTGTCAACGCATCACCCTTGATATACCTTGGAAAAGCGGGGCTTCTGAACCTACTTCAGGTGCTTTTCGATGATGCGGTTGTATCAAGACAAGTAGAACAGGAGGTTCTTGATTCTAGCTACTCTGAGTATGTATCTCTAAAAAGCGCATTTGACGATTGGCTGAATATAACAGAAACTGAACTGACTGACGAATTTCAAAAACTCAGTAATTTTGGCCTTCACATCGGGGAGGTTCATACCCTTGCCCTGGCTCTACAGCTGAGAAAGCAGAAAAAAGAATCAGTGGTTGTAATTGATGACCTTGCAGCTAGGGATGTGGCTCGCACATTGGATCTGGCTGTCACGGGAACCATTGGCATCATTCTTCAAGCAAGAAAACAGGGTCGAATCTCAACGAAGAAGGCCTTATCAACGGTGGAATTTTTGGTGCAAGAAACAACCTTCCGGATGTCTACTAAACTCTATTCTCAGGTCCTATCTGAAATTGAAGGATAG
- a CDS encoding NAD-dependent protein deacylase, producing the protein MSTEIVSASQIIENAEYLIALTGAGISKESNIPTFRGEDGLWREYDATDLATPSAFARDPELVWEWYSWRQNLIADCEPNPAHLTLAEWEEEGLLECVITQNVDGLHHRAGSEDIYEVHGDIWAVKCTNCDYRGRLDELADGVPHCEECGSILRPDVVWFGESLDQDVMSQVYSELQQADTCIIIGTSGIVQPAASFPLIVKRSGGSAIEVNIEKTPLTSAVDIHIDGKAGAVLPKIDSMLKRREV; encoded by the coding sequence ATGTCCACGGAAATTGTTTCCGCAAGTCAGATTATAGAAAATGCCGAGTATCTTATTGCTCTCACAGGAGCCGGGATTTCAAAAGAATCGAACATACCAACTTTCCGCGGTGAAGATGGTCTCTGGAGGGAATATGATGCTACCGATTTGGCTACGCCTTCAGCCTTTGCAAGGGATCCCGAACTGGTCTGGGAGTGGTATTCATGGAGGCAGAACTTGATTGCTGATTGTGAACCAAATCCTGCACACCTTACTCTTGCAGAGTGGGAAGAGGAGGGGTTACTCGAGTGTGTCATTACCCAAAACGTTGACGGGCTTCATCATAGGGCAGGGTCAGAGGACATCTACGAGGTACACGGAGATATCTGGGCTGTCAAGTGCACGAACTGTGATTACCGTGGGCGGCTTGATGAGCTCGCAGATGGAGTGCCGCATTGTGAAGAGTGTGGTTCGATACTACGACCAGATGTTGTTTGGTTTGGGGAAAGTCTAGATCAAGACGTCATGAGTCAAGTCTACTCGGAGCTTCAGCAAGCCGACACGTGCATCATAATCGGTACCTCTGGAATAGTTCAGCCTGCAGCATCATTTCCCCTTATTGTCAAACGGTCCGGTGGTTCTGCAATCGAAGTGAATATCGAAAAGACTCCTTTGACTTCAGCGGTTGATATACACATCGACGGAAAGGCAGGTGCTGTTCTCCCAAAGATTGATTCGATGCTAAAAAGACGTGAAGTCTAA
- a CDS encoding NAD-dependent epimerase/dehydratase family protein produces MSTALYCRQEINGGTKDWFIQGGNSLDILVTGGTGFIGKNLVKRLLSYGHHVSVLIRETSDTSVLPDAVNLELGNLLDKSSLTDIVEGKEVVFHLAAYFDFYPSDKDLMYRVNVDGTRMLAEASADASVSKFIYCSSTEAIGPVDDPPADEETEPQPAFDYGKSKVLAEEAVREVSSERDLIHTIVRPTGVMGEGDLYTAYETIKALNRKEVPVLPGDGEKHIMYTHVDDVTRGFEATMVPAANDETIIICPDNPMKYNDLVEYICDLLGVEPPKRHVPTTLAKLGIALMSPFKNWKENTFLWHPQTIQSMDEERWYSNEKAKRLLDWEPRISMKEGLKRAIDWYYENGYLERRQQ; encoded by the coding sequence ATTTCAACTGCGCTGTATTGCAGACAAGAGATAAATGGGGGAACCAAGGATTGGTTTATTCAGGGTGGCAATTCATTGGATATATTGGTAACCGGCGGCACCGGTTTCATAGGCAAGAACTTGGTTAAACGCCTCCTTTCTTATGGGCATCACGTGAGCGTCCTTATTCGCGAAACTAGCGATACATCAGTACTACCTGATGCTGTTAATTTGGAGCTAGGTAATCTACTTGATAAAAGCTCCCTAACAGATATTGTCGAAGGCAAGGAAGTAGTCTTCCATCTTGCGGCTTACTTCGATTTCTATCCTAGCGACAAGGATCTCATGTATCGGGTAAATGTTGATGGGACAAGAATGCTGGCTGAAGCCAGTGCTGATGCTTCAGTTAGCAAGTTCATTTACTGCTCAAGTACTGAAGCAATTGGACCAGTTGATGATCCTCCTGCTGACGAGGAGACAGAACCGCAACCTGCATTTGACTACGGTAAGAGCAAAGTCTTGGCAGAAGAAGCTGTTAGGGAAGTCTCTTCTGAGAGGGATTTGATTCATACCATAGTTCGGCCAACCGGTGTGATGGGTGAAGGAGACCTCTATACTGCTTATGAGACCATCAAGGCTCTCAATAGAAAGGAAGTCCCCGTGCTTCCAGGCGATGGCGAGAAGCACATCATGTATACCCATGTTGATGATGTAACACGGGGATTTGAGGCCACCATGGTTCCAGCTGCCAACGATGAGACCATTATTATCTGCCCCGATAATCCTATGAAATACAATGACTTAGTCGAGTACATTTGTGATCTTCTTGGGGTTGAACCGCCCAAGAGACATGTTCCCACGACGCTTGCTAAACTGGGAATAGCGCTGATGAGCCCGTTCAAGAATTGGAAAGAGAACACATTTCTATGGCATCCTCAGACGATCCAAAGTATGGATGAAGAACGCTGGTACAGCAATGAAAAAGCAAAGAGGTTGCTGGATTGGGAGCCACGGATTAGCATGAAAGAGGGGCTGAAGAGGGCAATTGATTGGTACTATGAAAACGGCTATCTAGAACGGAGGCAGCAATAA
- a CDS encoding L-lactate permease, giving the protein MEPLIGLILVVMPIILAFVMLVGLHRAADVTGVVVWLVTLGIAIVAFSTDIGIALTASLAGIIKSFPISLMVASSILMMTYMQETGALQRLIVFFKTLGGGSRPMQIMLISLGLGLFLVGIGATPVSMLPPVMLALGFSPLVSVALPSIGYDPLTTFALLGVPAVVFQGEYAAVSGISLPLWEVGITFAMYMPIITTMIAISMLWIAGGRELLASKEGLFLAILSGVTAGGIAILSNLAFVNQTTLTNVFAGAGVMGVLFAYSKIRGRPILDQSVLDDDDRLIQQSMNLRKASIPWIILVVLCLITNLIPPVKDLLFTQLSFPVNLPGYPYGIKTRFLWQAYTLMLIATIVSIPLLGSDKQTLANTSKKFLKRAPRPVLAAAIFFAMAEVMNFSGFTIAADGTWAFPEANPTNNMIHLLATSTSSSLGVFYPLTAAFLGLLAGFISGSETSAIALFTGYHYQASTMIGADSLVVSASNGIGGGLASVLSPAKVQNAAAVIDEIGIEGEVIRYGAIIAIVITGVVAGLTMLWAFA; this is encoded by the coding sequence TTGGAGCCACTCATCGGCCTAATCCTTGTAGTGATGCCAATCATTCTTGCTTTTGTAATGCTGGTGGGCCTTCATCGAGCTGCTGATGTGACTGGAGTAGTTGTTTGGCTTGTGACGCTAGGCATCGCGATTGTTGCCTTTAGCACGGACATAGGAATAGCCCTTACTGCAAGCCTTGCAGGCATCATCAAATCATTCCCGATTTCCCTAATGGTGGCTTCTTCAATTCTCATGATGACATACATGCAGGAAACGGGAGCACTTCAGCGTCTCATCGTTTTCTTCAAAACGTTAGGTGGTGGAAGCCGCCCGATGCAAATCATGCTGATCAGTCTAGGTCTCGGGCTGTTTCTTGTCGGTATCGGGGCAACCCCCGTATCGATGCTCCCACCGGTGATGCTGGCTCTTGGCTTCTCTCCACTTGTCTCTGTAGCTCTCCCTTCCATAGGGTATGACCCACTCACAACATTTGCTCTTCTAGGTGTTCCAGCAGTAGTTTTCCAAGGCGAATACGCGGCAGTATCTGGAATCAGTTTGCCTCTATGGGAGGTTGGGATTACATTTGCAATGTATATGCCAATAATCACAACCATGATTGCCATATCCATGCTCTGGATTGCAGGTGGTAGGGAACTCCTCGCCAGCAAAGAAGGGCTGTTTCTGGCCATACTCAGTGGCGTAACAGCAGGTGGAATTGCCATTCTCAGCAATCTTGCTTTTGTCAATCAAACCACACTCACCAACGTTTTTGCTGGAGCTGGAGTGATGGGAGTGCTTTTTGCCTATTCCAAGATACGGGGCCGTCCGATACTTGACCAATCTGTATTAGACGATGATGATCGGTTGATTCAACAGTCTATGAATTTGCGAAAGGCAAGCATCCCCTGGATTATTCTTGTTGTACTCTGTTTGATTACGAATCTGATTCCACCTGTGAAGGACTTGCTTTTTACACAGCTGAGTTTTCCAGTGAACCTACCTGGCTATCCTTATGGGATTAAGACAAGGTTTCTATGGCAAGCATATACTCTCATGCTCATTGCTACAATTGTATCAATCCCTCTCCTAGGGAGTGATAAGCAAACACTAGCCAACACTTCCAAGAAGTTTCTCAAGAGGGCGCCTCGGCCGGTTCTAGCCGCTGCAATTTTCTTCGCAATGGCTGAAGTTATGAATTTCAGCGGTTTCACAATCGCAGCCGATGGGACATGGGCATTTCCTGAAGCTAATCCAACCAACAATATGATTCATCTCTTGGCAACAAGTACTTCCTCATCTTTGGGTGTCTTCTACCCGCTTACCGCTGCCTTTCTGGGTCTTCTCGCTGGATTCATATCCGGATCTGAGACTTCGGCTATTGCACTCTTCACCGGATATCACTATCAGGCCAGTACAATGATTGGCGCTGACTCGCTGGTGGTATCTGCGTCAAATGGAATTGGCGGTGGGTTGGCCAGTGTATTGAGCCCAGCAAAAGTACAGAACGCCGCAGCAGTGATAGATGAAATCGGTATTGAAGGGGAGGTCATTCGGTATGGAGCTATCATCGCGATAGTCATCACTGGCGTTGTGGCCGGCCTAACGATGCTATGGGCATTCGCATAG
- a CDS encoding single-stranded DNA-binding protein, which translates to MTKPEPVDATVSELKPGMKNVNIRFKVVDKGEAREVTSRSDGSKHRVLDATVGDSTGTVVVPLWDESIDEMETGKTYELENGYTGTFRNHLRLKIGKYSELEEADEEIEEVNYDVNMSEEEHRDKRKRSYKKKSRPKKKKKKSEGYGRPNRSFGGYVGNYKRNNRAESTD; encoded by the coding sequence ATGACTAAACCTGAACCTGTAGACGCAACTGTTTCTGAGCTAAAGCCTGGTATGAAAAACGTAAACATTCGCTTCAAGGTGGTCGACAAGGGAGAAGCCCGAGAAGTGACATCAAGGAGTGATGGTTCCAAGCACAGAGTCCTAGATGCAACCGTTGGAGATAGTACTGGTACTGTCGTTGTACCTCTTTGGGATGAGTCCATTGATGAGATGGAAACAGGTAAGACCTACGAATTGGAAAACGGGTATACCGGCACGTTTCGAAATCATCTACGTCTGAAAATCGGAAAGTATAGTGAACTGGAAGAAGCTGACGAGGAAATCGAGGAAGTCAACTACGACGTCAATATGTCAGAAGAAGAACACCGAGATAAGCGAAAACGGAGCTACAAGAAGAAATCCAGACCAAAGAAGAAAAAGAAGAAATCAGAGGGCTACGGCCGTCCAAATCGTAGCTTCGGTGGTTACGTAGGCAACTACAAACGCAACAACAGAGCAGAGTCAACTGATTGA
- a CDS encoding radical SAM protein, whose product MVLLDLTYWCENKFYVNPCIECTNDCLFCVRNFQDGVYGFELAGERNPSAHEIREAIEDTWDERFTDAAIVGFGEPLLNLDTSLEAIVTLEELSDVPMRMDTNGQASLIHPSRNVAVELKNAGLEEIQISLNASSAKVYDLLCQSEFGLRAYDAVLQFARSCKDVMRVVLSVVDIPGVDIEACRQVADELQVDFRVRGFKGPSHIADSISEKLSKT is encoded by the coding sequence TTGGTCTTGTTGGATCTTACATACTGGTGCGAAAACAAGTTTTATGTGAATCCCTGCATTGAATGTACCAATGACTGTTTGTTCTGCGTAAGAAACTTCCAGGACGGTGTATATGGTTTCGAGCTTGCTGGTGAAAGAAACCCAAGTGCCCATGAAATCAGGGAAGCCATAGAGGATACTTGGGATGAGAGATTCACAGATGCTGCGATAGTTGGCTTTGGGGAACCACTACTGAATCTTGATACATCGCTCGAAGCCATAGTTACATTAGAGGAGCTTTCAGACGTGCCGATGCGTATGGATACAAATGGTCAAGCATCTTTGATCCATCCGTCACGCAATGTAGCTGTTGAGCTCAAGAACGCAGGACTAGAGGAAATCCAGATTTCATTGAATGCCTCCTCTGCTAAGGTATATGATTTGCTCTGCCAGTCGGAATTCGGTCTCCGTGCTTATGATGCCGTACTGCAGTTTGCTCGAAGCTGCAAAGATGTGATGCGGGTTGTTTTATCGGTTGTAGATATTCCCGGAGTAGATATTGAAGCATGTAGGCAAGTAGCTGATGAACTGCAGGTGGATTTCCGAGTAAGGGGATTCAAGGGTCCTTCACACATTGCCGATAGTATTTCTGAGAAATTGAGTAAAACTTGA
- a CDS encoding MBL fold metallo-hydrolase: protein MKLTQVTDRVYADTTGENAGNYGIVVLDDEVVVVDSGMYHTLTSDFREEVENEFGLPILKMVLTHYHPDHLFGAQALNPVSVIASAPTLAICKELVENEWRKEKLVAQAKKNKDERPEMWKAAQELELKLPDIIFKERLQIGSDNNMTVELTGGHTKGSSIAIVEPDHVIFAGDLVFQGSFPYAGDPTCNPDDWLDALEGIKDAEAEQIVPGHGELCGNDEIDRHVKFLRSLRREVLGAIDENLTPEEFMDQGRTPSYYDEKSEGREKSAVEHWFEFYK, encoded by the coding sequence ATGAAGCTGACTCAAGTCACAGACCGTGTATATGCCGACACAACTGGAGAAAATGCTGGCAACTATGGCATTGTGGTTTTGGACGATGAAGTGGTTGTTGTTGATAGCGGTATGTACCATACGCTTACTTCTGATTTCAGAGAAGAAGTCGAGAACGAATTCGGGCTTCCTATTTTGAAGATGGTCTTGACTCACTACCATCCTGACCATCTGTTCGGAGCACAAGCATTGAACCCTGTAAGCGTCATAGCTTCAGCTCCTACCCTTGCTATATGTAAAGAGCTTGTGGAGAATGAATGGCGAAAAGAGAAACTCGTAGCACAGGCCAAGAAGAACAAGGATGAACGTCCAGAAATGTGGAAGGCTGCGCAGGAACTCGAGCTCAAGCTTCCTGATATCATATTCAAGGAACGCCTCCAAATTGGTTCTGATAATAACATGACAGTTGAACTAACGGGCGGTCATACCAAGGGGTCATCTATAGCCATCGTAGAGCCAGATCATGTGATTTTCGCAGGAGATTTGGTTTTTCAGGGCTCATTCCCATATGCCGGAGATCCAACCTGTAATCCTGATGATTGGCTAGACGCTTTGGAAGGGATCAAAGATGCAGAAGCAGAACAAATAGTTCCCGGCCACGGTGAGCTTTGCGGGAATGATGAAATTGATCGGCACGTCAAGTTCCTAAGGAGTCTGAGGAGAGAAGTACTAGGGGCAATAGACGAAAATCTTACTCCAGAAGAATTCATGGACCAAGGTCGCACACCAAGCTATTATGATGAAAAATCCGAAGGGCGTGAAAAAAGCGCAGTAGAGCATTGGTTCGAGTTCTATAAATAG